The following DNA comes from Helicobacter kayseriensis.
CATGGTTTGTTTGCCCCAACAAAATGAAGTTGAATTGGGTGAAGTCTTGCCTCCGTAATTTCTTGTTGTGAGTAAATATTTGGCTTGAATTTTTCCCATAACTCCCCAAAATTTTTCCAGCTAGTATGGGAAACAACATGGGCTAGGCTGATTTTTGTATTATGTGGAAAGCATACAATATTTAATACATCTTGTTCTGCTAGGACAAGTTTGTGAGCATTGTTTTCTAAATATCGAATCGCTTTTTCTTGAATATTTTCTTTTCTCCACCCTTTAAGATTGATGATGAGATAGCATCCATCTACTCCATGTGAAATTGCTTCTAATTCTTTAGAATCAAACTTTTTGTATCCACTGCGCCATCCTTTGGACGGAAGAGGAAAAAATGCCTGTGGATCATTGCTGACAACTCCTCCTATCAGATAATCCTCATTGCAATCAAAATCATCAAAGCTTCTTGTAATATCTCCCAAAAAGACAACATCAACATCAG
Coding sequences within:
- a CDS encoding glycosyltransferase family 8 protein, which codes for MIHNNISPNDQEKLQLTIKPFSHFATLDFIHAQNYLQDVWKKLTHQYHFSYEVFYKLIAPSLFPQYDKIIISDVDVVFLGDITRSFDDFDCNEDYLIGGVVSNDPQAFFPLPSKGWRSGYKKFDSKELEAISHGVDGCYLIINLKGWRKENIQEKAIRYLENNAHKLVLAEQDVLNIVCFPHNTKISLAHVVSHTSWKNFGELWEKFKPNIYSQQEITEARLHPIQLHFVGANKPWNTPSEPKSDLWFSYLCKTPFLQDYLCSLESLMFAKFQKSRFFYRALNYIKRKFFK